The proteins below are encoded in one region of Pangasianodon hypophthalmus isolate fPanHyp1 chromosome 6, fPanHyp1.pri, whole genome shotgun sequence:
- the mapk6 gene encoding mitogen-activated protein kinase 6, with amino-acid sequence MAEKFESLMNIHGFDLGPRYTDLKPLGYGGNGLVFSAVDRDCDKRVAVKKIVLTDAQSVKHALREIKIIRRLDHDNIVRVFETLGPSGRRLSEDASSLTEVNSVYIVQEYVETDLCTVLDQGPLSEEHARLFVYQLLRGLKYIHSANVLHRDLKPANLFVNTEDLVLKIGDFGLARIMDPHYSHKGHLSEGLVTKWYRSPRLLLSPNNYTKAIDMWAAGCIFAEMLTGKTLFAGAHELEQMQLILESIPVIHEEDRQELQSVIPVFIKNDMSVPHTPLAKLLPGVSAEALDFLEKILTFNPMDRLTAEEALAHPYMSVYSFPLDEPVSSHPFHIEDEVDDILLMDESHSHVYNWDRYHESQLSEPEWPLQSAGEVEEVQRDPRAVSDITDDEEAQLDPRKYADAESEKFLDEQPFDLAPSQRRDEGVHHENKYCELECGHTCNYKAASQSYLDNLIWRESEVNHYYEPKLIIDLSNWKEQQSKERADRKSKSKCEKNGLVKAQLDKEKHQQHHQHHQHHQGFDFDSFIAGTIRLSLQPESRDIGLLNELNELNSSVSQLSKSTSQEKDEKCQVNLAQQCPWESSGNESCLIDEACWDEQKDGGGYGGGYTSYLDRLFSKREDENPSVCSPDVSPDAEPPRDETAPPRLNGEIVLESLGFDAKKTLQAHVRCSPQIAHKTYSSILKHLN; translated from the exons atggcGGAGAAGTTCGAGAGCCTGATGAACATCCACGGTTTCGATCTGGGCCCCCGGTACACGGACCTGAAGCCGCTCGGGTACGGCGGGAACGGCCTGGTGTTCTCGGCCGTGGACCGGGACTGCGACAAGCGCGTGGCCGTGAAGAAGATCGTCCTGACGGACGCGCAGAGCGTCAAGCACGCGCTGCGAGAGATCAAAATCATCCGCCGCCTCGACCACGACAACATCGTGCGCGTGTTCGAGACGCTGGGGCCGAGCGGGCGGCGTCTGAGCGAAGACGCCAGCTCTCTGACCGAAGTGAACTCGGTCTACATCGTGCAGGAGTACGTGGAGACGGACCTGTGCACCGTGCTGGATCAGGGCCCGCTCTCCGAGGAGCACGCACGCCTGTTCGTCTACCAGCTGCTGCGCGGACTCAAGTACATCCACTCGGCCAACGTCCTGCACCGAGACCTCAAACCCGCCAACCTGTTCGTCAACACCGAGGACCTGGTGCTCAAGATCGGAGACTTCGGCCTGGCGCGCATCATGGACCCGCACTACTCGCACAAG ggtcaCCTGTCAGAAGGTCTGGTCACAAAGTGGTATCGTTCTCCTCGCCTTCTTCTCTCCCCTAATAACTACACTAAAGCCATCGACATGTGGGCAGCCGGCTGCATCTTCGCCGAGATGCTCACGGGAAAAACACTCTTCGCAG gtgctcATGAGTTGGAGCAGATGCAGCTGATCCTGGAGTCGATCCCCGTGATCCAtgaggaggacagacaggagctGCAGAGCGTCATCCCGGTGTTTATTAAAAACGACATGTCCGTACCACACACTCCACTCGCTAAACTGCTGCCGGGGGTCAGCGCTGAGG CTCTGGACTTCCTGGAGAAGATCTTGACCTTTAACCCCATGGACCGGCTGACGGCGGAGGAGGCTCTGGCTCACCCCTACATGAGTGTGTACTCGTTCCCTCTGGACGAGCCCGTGTCCTCTCACCCCTTCCACATCGAGGACGAGGTGGACGACATCCTGCTCATGGACGAGAGCCACAGCCACGTCTACAACTgggacag GTATCACGAGAGTCAGCTGTCGGAGCCGGAGTGGCCTCTGCAGAGCGCgggggaggtggaggaggtgcagcgCGACCCGCGCGCCGTGTCCGACATCACGGACGACGAGGAGGCGCAGCTGGACCCGCGCAAGTACGCCGACGCCGAGAGCGAGAAGTTCCTGGACGAGCAGCCGTTCGACCTGGCCCCGAGCCAGCGGCGTGACGAGGGCGTCCACCACGAGAACAAGTACTGCGAGCTGGAGTGCGGCCACACCTGCAACTACAAGGCCGCGTCCCAGTCCTACCTGGACAACCTGATCTGGAGGGAGAGCGAGGTGAACCACTACTACGAGCCCAAGCTCATCATCGACCTCTCCAACTGGAAAGAGCAGCAGAGCAAAGAGAGAGCCGACCGCAAGAGCAAGAGCAAGTGTGAGAAGAACGGCCTGGTCAAGGCTCAGCTGGACAAGGAGAAGCACCAACAGCACCATCAGCACCATCAGCACCATCAGGGCTTCGACTTCGACTCCTTCATCGCCGGAACCATCCGCCTCAGTCTGCAGCCCGAGAGCCGCGACATCGGCCTCCTCAACGAGCTCAACGAGCTCAACAGCTCCGTGTCTCAGCTCAGCAAGTCGACCAGCCAGGAGAAGGACGAGAAGTGTCag GTGAACCTGGCGCAGCAGTGCCCGTGGGAGAGCAGCGGGAACGAGAGCTGCCTGATCGACGAGGCGTGCTGGGACGAGCAGAAAGACGGCGGAGGATACGGAGGAGGATACACCAGCTACCTAGATCGCCTCTTCAGCAAAAGAGAGGACGAGAACCCGTCCGTCTGCTCTCCCGACGTTTCCCCGGACGCCGAGCCTCCGCGAGACGAGACCGCGCCCCCGCGGCTCAACGGCGAGATCGTCCTCGAGTCTCTGGGCTTCGACGCTAAGAAAACCCTGCAGGCTCACGTCAGGTGTTCTCCTCAGATCGCCCACAAGACCTACAGCAGCATCCTCAAACACCTGAATTAA